From Miscanthus floridulus cultivar M001 chromosome 15, ASM1932011v1, whole genome shotgun sequence, the proteins below share one genomic window:
- the LOC136508024 gene encoding BTB/POZ domain-containing protein NPY4-like isoform X1: protein MKYMKLGSKPDVFQTEGNSIRFVTTELATDIVITVGDVKFYLHKFPLLSKSSRLQTLVASTSEESNEEVDISDIPGGPAAFEICAKFCYGMVVTLNAYNVVAARCAAEYLEMFETVDKGNLVYKIDVFLSASIFRTWKDSIILLQSTKPLQRWTENLKVVNHCVDAIATRASMDPSEVDWSYTYNRRKLPSENGGDAHSWNGVRKQQTVPRDWWVEDLCNLEVCLYKKVILAIKAKGRTGSDVVGEALRAYACRRLFGSLDHAVSNGLDCSKHRAALEAVADLLPAEKGSVSCGLLLKLLRASCLLESGEAYRGELVKRIGAQLDRASVSDLLMPAESGDDAMYNVDMVTAILEEFLLQHKINGGEAKMQEDDDNMDVAADNVIASSKLAAVAKLVDGYLSEIAKDPRLPPEKFIALFESMPPLSRPVHDALYRAIDVYLKEHPGMSKGEKKRLCALMDCRKLTADASAHAVQNERLPLRVVVQVLFFEQVRQSVAACSAAAPARSLVLPRDDGASYGGSSRSATTTATEDEQWGGGAVGAPTTSASGGDASSLRSVSQLSANKSGRSGGGDRKKAKGGAVAPAPARRVLGKLWSGKASSGENSGSDDTSESPAGFLNLEESKSTRSRIPRHSVS from the exons ATGAAGTACATGAAGCTTGGATCGAAGCCGGATGTCTTTCAGACAGAGGGAAACAGTATCAG GTTTGTTACAACTGAGCTGGCAACGGATATTGTTATCACTGTAGGGGATGTCAAGTTCTATCTTCACAAG TTCCCTCTTCTGTCCAAGAGCTCCCGCCTACAAACACTGGTGGCGTCAACAAGCGAGGAGAGCAACGAAGAAGTGGACATCTCTGACATCCCCGGCGGCCCAGCGGCGTTCGAGATCTGCGCAAAGTTCTGCTACGGCATGGTGGTCACCCTCAACGCCTACAACGTGGTGGCCGCCCGGTGTGCGGCGGAGTACCTGGAGATGTTCGAGACGGTGGACAAGGGGAACCTCGTCTACAAGATCGACGTGTTCCTGTCGGCGAGCATCTTCCGGACCTGGAAGGACTCCATCATCCTGCTGCAGTCCACCAAGCCGCTCCAGCGGTGGACGGAGAATCTAAAGGTGGTGAACCACTGCGTCGACGCCATCGCTACCAGGGCGTCCATGGACCCGTCGGAGGTCGACTGGTCCTACACCTACAACCGGAGGAAGCTCCCGTCGGAGAACGGCGGCGACGCGCACAGCTGGAACGGCGTCCGGAAGCAGCAGACGGTGCCGAGGGACTGGTGGGTGGAGGACCTCTGTAACCTGGAGGTGTGCCTGTACAAGAAGGTCATCTTGGCGATCAAGGCCAAGGGGAGGACGGGCAGCGACGTCGTCGGCGAAGCGCTGCGGGCCTACGCGTGCCGCCGGCTGTTCGGGTCCCTGGACCATGCCGTCAGCAACGGGCTCGACTGCTCGAAGCACCGTGCAGCTCTTGAAGCCGTCGCCGACCTGCTGCCGGCGGAGAAGGGGTCGGTGTCTTGTGGTCTCCTTCTGAAGCTGCTCAGAGCTTCGTGCCTGCTGGAGTCCGGTGAGGCCTACCGCGGCGAGTTGGTCAAGAGGATAGGCGCGCAGCTGGATCGAGCTTCGGTCTCGGACCTTCTGATGCCTGCTGAATCCGGTGACGACGCGATGTACAATGTCGACATGGTGACTGCGATACTGGAGGAGTTCTTGCTGCAGCACAAAATTAATGGAGGTGAGGCAAAGATGCAGGAAGATGATGACAACATGGATGTAGCTGCTGACAACGTGATCGCTTCTTCGAAGCTGGCGGCTGTCGCAAAGCTGGTCGATGGATATCTCTCTGAGATCGCCAAGGACCCGCGCCTTCCTCCAGAGAAGTTCATCGCCCTCTTTGAATCCATGCCTCCCCTGTCTCGGCCGGTGCACGACGCGCTCTACCGCGCCATCGACGTTTACCTCAAG GAGCACCCGGGCATGTCCAAGGGCGAGAAGAAGCGGCTGTGCGCGCTGATGGACTGCAGGAAGCTGACGGCGGACGCGAGCGCGCACGCCGTGCAGAACGAGCGACTGCCCCTGCGCGTGGTGGTGCAGGTGCTCTTCTTCGAGCAGGTCCGGCAGTCAGTGGCGGCCTGCTCTGCCGCTGCCCCCGCGCGCTCGCTCGTCCTGCCCAGGGACGACGGCGCGTCGTACGGCGGAAGCTCGAGGTCGgcgaccacgacggcgacggagGACGAGCAGTGGGGCGGCGGCGCCGTGGGCGCGCCGACGACGTCGGCGTCTGGCGGCGACGCCAGCTCGCTCCGGTCGGTGAGCCAGCTGTCGGCCAACAAGAGcgggaggagcggcggcggcgacaggaAGAAGGCCAAGGGCGGTGCGGTGGCTCCGGCGCCGGCGAGGAGGGTGCTTGGGAAGCTGTGGTCCGGCAAGGCGAGCAGCGGGGAGAACAGCGGGTCGGACGACACGTCGGAGAGCCCCGCTGGCTTCCTCAACCTCGAGGAGTCCAAGTCAACGCGGTCACGGATCCCGAGGCATTCTGTGTCGTAG
- the LOC136508024 gene encoding BTB/POZ domain-containing protein NPY2-like isoform X2 encodes MVVTLNAYNVVAARCAAEYLEMFETVDKGNLVYKIDVFLSASIFRTWKDSIILLQSTKPLQRWTENLKVVNHCVDAIATRASMDPSEVDWSYTYNRRKLPSENGGDAHSWNGVRKQQTVPRDWWVEDLCNLEVCLYKKVILAIKAKGRTGSDVVGEALRAYACRRLFGSLDHAVSNGLDCSKHRAALEAVADLLPAEKGSVSCGLLLKLLRASCLLESGEAYRGELVKRIGAQLDRASVSDLLMPAESGDDAMYNVDMVTAILEEFLLQHKINGGEAKMQEDDDNMDVAADNVIASSKLAAVAKLVDGYLSEIAKDPRLPPEKFIALFESMPPLSRPVHDALYRAIDVYLKEHPGMSKGEKKRLCALMDCRKLTADASAHAVQNERLPLRVVVQVLFFEQVRQSVAACSAAAPARSLVLPRDDGASYGGSSRSATTTATEDEQWGGGAVGAPTTSASGGDASSLRSVSQLSANKSGRSGGGDRKKAKGGAVAPAPARRVLGKLWSGKASSGENSGSDDTSESPAGFLNLEESKSTRSRIPRHSVS; translated from the exons ATGGTGGTCACCCTCAACGCCTACAACGTGGTGGCCGCCCGGTGTGCGGCGGAGTACCTGGAGATGTTCGAGACGGTGGACAAGGGGAACCTCGTCTACAAGATCGACGTGTTCCTGTCGGCGAGCATCTTCCGGACCTGGAAGGACTCCATCATCCTGCTGCAGTCCACCAAGCCGCTCCAGCGGTGGACGGAGAATCTAAAGGTGGTGAACCACTGCGTCGACGCCATCGCTACCAGGGCGTCCATGGACCCGTCGGAGGTCGACTGGTCCTACACCTACAACCGGAGGAAGCTCCCGTCGGAGAACGGCGGCGACGCGCACAGCTGGAACGGCGTCCGGAAGCAGCAGACGGTGCCGAGGGACTGGTGGGTGGAGGACCTCTGTAACCTGGAGGTGTGCCTGTACAAGAAGGTCATCTTGGCGATCAAGGCCAAGGGGAGGACGGGCAGCGACGTCGTCGGCGAAGCGCTGCGGGCCTACGCGTGCCGCCGGCTGTTCGGGTCCCTGGACCATGCCGTCAGCAACGGGCTCGACTGCTCGAAGCACCGTGCAGCTCTTGAAGCCGTCGCCGACCTGCTGCCGGCGGAGAAGGGGTCGGTGTCTTGTGGTCTCCTTCTGAAGCTGCTCAGAGCTTCGTGCCTGCTGGAGTCCGGTGAGGCCTACCGCGGCGAGTTGGTCAAGAGGATAGGCGCGCAGCTGGATCGAGCTTCGGTCTCGGACCTTCTGATGCCTGCTGAATCCGGTGACGACGCGATGTACAATGTCGACATGGTGACTGCGATACTGGAGGAGTTCTTGCTGCAGCACAAAATTAATGGAGGTGAGGCAAAGATGCAGGAAGATGATGACAACATGGATGTAGCTGCTGACAACGTGATCGCTTCTTCGAAGCTGGCGGCTGTCGCAAAGCTGGTCGATGGATATCTCTCTGAGATCGCCAAGGACCCGCGCCTTCCTCCAGAGAAGTTCATCGCCCTCTTTGAATCCATGCCTCCCCTGTCTCGGCCGGTGCACGACGCGCTCTACCGCGCCATCGACGTTTACCTCAAG GAGCACCCGGGCATGTCCAAGGGCGAGAAGAAGCGGCTGTGCGCGCTGATGGACTGCAGGAAGCTGACGGCGGACGCGAGCGCGCACGCCGTGCAGAACGAGCGACTGCCCCTGCGCGTGGTGGTGCAGGTGCTCTTCTTCGAGCAGGTCCGGCAGTCAGTGGCGGCCTGCTCTGCCGCTGCCCCCGCGCGCTCGCTCGTCCTGCCCAGGGACGACGGCGCGTCGTACGGCGGAAGCTCGAGGTCGgcgaccacgacggcgacggagGACGAGCAGTGGGGCGGCGGCGCCGTGGGCGCGCCGACGACGTCGGCGTCTGGCGGCGACGCCAGCTCGCTCCGGTCGGTGAGCCAGCTGTCGGCCAACAAGAGcgggaggagcggcggcggcgacaggaAGAAGGCCAAGGGCGGTGCGGTGGCTCCGGCGCCGGCGAGGAGGGTGCTTGGGAAGCTGTGGTCCGGCAAGGCGAGCAGCGGGGAGAACAGCGGGTCGGACGACACGTCGGAGAGCCCCGCTGGCTTCCTCAACCTCGAGGAGTCCAAGTCAACGCGGTCACGGATCCCGAGGCATTCTGTGTCGTAG